From Pseudoalteromonas viridis, the proteins below share one genomic window:
- a CDS encoding enoyl-CoA hydratase, with translation MSAQLKLEKQGHIAIVTMSNPPANTWTRDTLVGLKELVNELNADKNIYSLVITGEGEKFFSAGADLNVFADGDKGVAADMSRVFGEAFETLSDFRGVSIAAINGFAMGGGLEVALACDIRIAEAQAQMALPEAKVGLLPCAGGTQNLSWLVGEGWAKRMILCGERLKADKAQQIGLVEEVVEQGKALEAALELAKKVEDQSPVAVTACKALIQKGRSGTINSALPLERELFVTLFDTQDQKEGVNAFLEKRKANWVNG, from the coding sequence ATGTCAGCACAATTGAAACTCGAAAAACAAGGTCATATCGCGATTGTGACTATGTCCAATCCACCGGCAAACACCTGGACTCGTGACACACTAGTCGGTCTGAAAGAGCTGGTAAACGAGCTAAACGCAGATAAAAACATTTACTCTTTGGTGATCACCGGTGAGGGTGAAAAGTTCTTCTCTGCGGGCGCCGACCTGAATGTGTTTGCCGATGGCGACAAAGGCGTTGCGGCGGATATGTCTCGCGTATTTGGTGAAGCATTTGAAACCCTGAGTGATTTCCGCGGCGTGTCTATTGCAGCCATTAATGGCTTTGCGATGGGCGGTGGCCTGGAAGTCGCGCTGGCCTGTGATATTCGTATTGCAGAAGCTCAGGCGCAAATGGCGCTGCCTGAGGCCAAAGTGGGCTTGCTGCCTTGTGCCGGTGGTACACAAAACCTGTCTTGGCTGGTCGGTGAAGGTTGGGCAAAGCGTATGATCTTGTGTGGTGAGCGCCTTAAAGCAGATAAAGCTCAGCAGATTGGACTGGTTGAAGAAGTGGTTGAACAGGGTAAAGCGCTGGAAGCAGCCCTTGAGCTGGCCAAGAAAGTAGAAGATCAAAGCCCGGTGGCTGTGACCGCCTGTAAAGCTCTGATCCAAAAAGGGCGTAGCGGCACCATCAACAGTGCATTGCCGCTTGAGCGTGAACTGTTCGTGACTTTGTTCGACACGCAAGACCAAAAAGAGGGCGTCAATGCCTTCTTGGAAAAACGTAAAGCAAACTGGGTGAATGGCTAA
- a CDS encoding DNA internalization-related competence protein ComEC/Rec2, giving the protein MDRLLWHVKQPFTSILICCGLISGCLISVFYLGQWQWFVCSGVLLFLCGYFKTFSSVLAGFILGIFVTICHYWLVYAPPLAEKGLAQQVKVVGNVSKVIGTGAGTGAGTNPYVTLELASIGHYRVPWYRRVRANMSLNGTLPTDLNGTTLTGMATLKPFRSRKNFSVFDAELYAFRNQIFYKGRLSVEGASFGHSERWQSAYRTWVSQALDGLHFSWFYYVLLTGDKSAVPQADKAYFQSLGLSHLLAISGLHVAIVFALSFALCKLALVLMWSRLAQHHNYQLGYFTFALLLSGAYVWLSGMQVSAQRAWLMALLGACCFLFARHLSPARTLIYALTVILIANPFAVLNLGLYFSFFAVATIFMVFRNTMRESQRMSRVKLLLYLQCGLFAALLPLTLYSYHGFSMSSIPVNLVVIPLLSVVIFPLLLTHLFSLMATGWAVLAVPDAMLYQAYQWLNAFPYHWWHSGAMTPELAILSYMALLLCMSTLTRPFAWVPVSAVLMVCLLERPPDWQVDVFDVGHGTAVLVSAQGNGVLIDLGASYFSRYSLFDNVIKPYLRAHRIKLLHTVISHDDSDHNGGLADLYRYDGGRSLEQFHQGDGKALCTLKTVQMGKLSIESLWPVEPMNSDNNNSCVVRISDGTTELLLPGDIEQVAEKALLALQREKLPSEILLAPHHGSNTSSSMAFVSAVAPKWVVFSRGYHSPWRLPHDEVVARYQSAGSQMLDTATAGQVRFKITGAEVQLETARDRKSFWFLR; this is encoded by the coding sequence TTGGATCGTCTTCTTTGGCATGTTAAGCAACCATTTACATCGATATTGATCTGCTGCGGCCTGATCAGCGGGTGCCTGATCTCAGTATTTTATCTGGGTCAGTGGCAGTGGTTTGTCTGCTCAGGCGTGCTCCTTTTTCTCTGCGGGTATTTTAAGACTTTTTCGAGTGTTTTGGCAGGTTTTATTTTAGGTATTTTTGTGACGATTTGTCACTATTGGTTGGTTTATGCCCCACCGCTTGCTGAAAAAGGCTTAGCGCAGCAAGTGAAAGTCGTTGGCAATGTCAGTAAAGTCATTGGCACAGGCGCTGGCACAGGCGCTGGCACGAACCCTTATGTCACCCTTGAGCTGGCAAGCATAGGCCACTACAGGGTGCCCTGGTATCGTCGGGTTCGCGCCAATATGTCCCTAAATGGCACGTTGCCCACAGATTTAAACGGCACAACGCTGACAGGCATGGCGACACTCAAGCCGTTTCGCAGTCGAAAAAATTTCTCGGTATTTGACGCTGAGCTTTATGCCTTTCGCAATCAGATATTCTACAAAGGCCGCCTGTCAGTTGAGGGTGCTAGTTTCGGCCATAGCGAACGCTGGCAATCGGCCTATCGTACTTGGGTGTCACAGGCGCTGGATGGATTGCATTTTAGCTGGTTTTACTACGTGCTACTGACGGGAGATAAAAGCGCAGTACCGCAAGCCGATAAGGCTTACTTTCAATCGCTGGGTCTCAGTCATTTGCTGGCTATTTCCGGCCTGCATGTCGCCATCGTATTTGCGCTGAGCTTTGCTCTGTGCAAACTTGCCCTGGTGTTAATGTGGTCGCGTTTGGCTCAGCATCATAATTATCAGCTGGGTTATTTTACCTTTGCGCTGCTCTTAAGCGGGGCCTATGTCTGGCTCAGTGGCATGCAGGTGTCGGCGCAGCGCGCCTGGTTAATGGCCTTGCTGGGCGCATGTTGTTTTTTGTTTGCCCGGCACCTGAGCCCTGCACGAACCTTAATCTATGCCCTGACGGTGATCTTAATAGCCAACCCCTTTGCTGTGCTCAACCTGGGGCTGTATTTTTCTTTCTTCGCGGTGGCCACTATTTTTATGGTGTTTCGCAACACAATGCGTGAGTCGCAACGCATGTCCCGAGTTAAGCTACTGTTATATTTACAGTGTGGCTTATTTGCGGCTCTGTTGCCGCTTACCCTTTATTCTTACCATGGCTTTAGCATGAGCAGTATACCAGTCAACCTGGTGGTCATTCCATTGTTGTCGGTGGTGATTTTTCCGCTGCTGCTGACACATCTGTTCAGCCTCATGGCCACGGGCTGGGCCGTTTTAGCTGTGCCAGATGCCATGCTCTATCAGGCCTATCAGTGGCTAAACGCATTTCCCTATCACTGGTGGCACAGTGGCGCGATGACACCAGAACTGGCGATACTGAGCTACATGGCGTTACTGCTGTGTATGAGTACCTTGACTCGTCCATTTGCCTGGGTTCCGGTGTCTGCTGTACTTATGGTCTGCCTCTTAGAACGGCCACCCGACTGGCAGGTGGACGTTTTTGATGTCGGGCATGGCACGGCGGTACTGGTCTCTGCGCAGGGCAATGGCGTGCTGATTGACCTCGGCGCCAGTTATTTTTCGCGTTATTCGCTGTTTGACAATGTGATCAAGCCTTATTTGCGGGCGCATCGCATTAAGTTACTCCATACAGTGATAAGCCATGATGACAGTGACCATAATGGTGGATTAGCTGATTTATACCGCTACGACGGTGGCCGCTCCCTGGAACAGTTTCACCAGGGGGATGGTAAGGCGCTATGCACGCTCAAAACGGTGCAAATGGGCAAACTGAGTATCGAGTCTCTGTGGCCAGTTGAGCCAATGAACAGCGACAATAACAATTCCTGCGTGGTCAGGATAAGTGATGGCACGACCGAGCTGCTATTACCCGGAGACATAGAGCAGGTTGCAGAAAAGGCACTGTTGGCATTGCAACGGGAAAAGCTGCCATCGGAGATACTGCTTGCTCCCCATCACGGCAGTAACACTTCATCCAGCATGGCGTTTGTCTCTGCCGTTGCCCCAAAATGGGTGGTGTTCTCGCGAGGATACCACTCGCCCTGGCGTTTGCCACACGATGAGGTGGTGGCGCGTTATCAATCTGCTGGCAGCCAGATGCTGGATACCGCCACCGCGGGTCAGGTTCGATTCAAAATTACCGGGGCCGAAGTTCAGCTGGAAACCGCCCGCGACAGGAAAAGTTTTTGGTTCTTAAGATAA
- a CDS encoding SDR family oxidoreductase, whose amino-acid sequence MDIKNKTVVITGGAQGLGFAMATEMAKMGAKLALIDMQEEQLQSAAAELRTLDVEVKTYVANVSLESDVEQVFSAIVADLGNIAVLVNNAGILRDGLLLKAKDGEVTDKMSLQQFQSVLDVNLTGVFLCGREAATKMVEGQEGGVIINMSSVARAGNMGQTNYSAAKAGVVAMTTSWAKELGRYGIRVGAIAPGVIRTQMTDAMKPEAKERLLKMKPVGRLGEAGEIAHTAKYIIENDFFTGRVVEIDGGIRL is encoded by the coding sequence ATGGATATAAAGAACAAAACGGTGGTGATCACCGGTGGTGCGCAGGGCCTGGGCTTTGCGATGGCAACGGAAATGGCCAAAATGGGTGCCAAGCTGGCATTGATAGATATGCAGGAAGAGCAGCTGCAAAGCGCAGCCGCTGAGCTCAGAACACTGGATGTTGAAGTAAAAACTTATGTGGCGAATGTGAGCCTGGAGAGCGATGTTGAACAGGTATTCAGCGCCATAGTGGCAGATCTGGGTAATATCGCGGTATTGGTTAATAACGCCGGTATTCTGCGTGATGGTTTGTTGTTAAAAGCCAAAGACGGTGAAGTGACTGATAAAATGTCACTACAGCAGTTCCAGTCGGTGCTGGATGTCAACCTGACCGGGGTATTCCTGTGTGGCCGTGAAGCGGCAACTAAGATGGTAGAGGGCCAGGAAGGGGGCGTTATCATCAATATGTCGAGCGTGGCACGTGCGGGCAATATGGGTCAGACCAACTACTCGGCAGCCAAAGCCGGTGTTGTTGCTATGACCACATCCTGGGCGAAAGAGCTGGGCCGTTACGGTATTCGTGTTGGTGCCATCGCACCGGGCGTGATCCGCACACAAATGACCGACGCAATGAAGCCAGAAGCCAAAGAGCGTCTGCTGAAAATGAAACCTGTCGGACGTTTGGGTGAAGCTGGCGAGATTGCCCACACGGCAAAATATATTATCGAGAATGATTTCTTCACCGGTCGTGTTGTAGAAATTGACGGCGGGATCAGACTCTGA
- the mmsB gene encoding 3-hydroxyisobutyrate dehydrogenase, translating to MAKIGFIGLGNMGGPMAANLVKAGHQVTVFDLSVEALKQLEAHGAVAADNVSDVCAGADFVISMLPASKHVRMIYTGEDGLINYLEKSTLVIDCSTIDAESAQFVGNTLAQAGIAFVDAPVSGGVAGAAAGTLTFIVGGSDADFNKAQTVLNDMGKNIFHAGAVGAGQVAKICNNMLLSILMAGTSEALQMGVDHGLDPKVLSEIMLNSSGRNWTLELYNPCPDVLENVPSSNGYKPGFMVDLMAKDLGLAMQAAQQTNSATPMGALAKNLYNLMQNQGSGSEDFSAIFKLYSHKQ from the coding sequence ATGGCAAAGATTGGATTTATAGGTTTAGGAAACATGGGCGGCCCGATGGCAGCCAATTTGGTAAAAGCCGGTCACCAGGTCACGGTATTTGACCTCAGCGTTGAGGCGTTAAAGCAACTTGAAGCGCATGGTGCTGTGGCTGCGGATAATGTGTCTGATGTCTGTGCAGGTGCAGACTTTGTGATCAGTATGCTGCCAGCCAGCAAGCACGTTCGCATGATTTATACTGGCGAAGATGGATTGATCAACTATCTTGAAAAGTCGACGCTGGTGATTGACTGCTCAACCATTGACGCAGAATCAGCGCAGTTTGTTGGTAATACGTTGGCGCAGGCTGGCATTGCATTTGTTGATGCGCCGGTGTCCGGTGGTGTTGCAGGTGCTGCGGCTGGCACGCTAACCTTTATCGTGGGTGGTAGCGACGCTGACTTTAACAAAGCGCAGACTGTCCTGAACGACATGGGCAAGAATATTTTCCATGCCGGGGCAGTGGGTGCCGGTCAGGTCGCTAAGATCTGTAATAATATGCTGCTATCAATACTCATGGCAGGCACCAGTGAAGCACTGCAAATGGGCGTTGACCACGGCCTTGATCCAAAAGTATTGAGCGAAATTATGCTCAACAGCTCGGGTCGCAACTGGACATTGGAGCTATACAATCCGTGTCCGGACGTATTAGAGAATGTGCCTTCGTCAAATGGGTATAAACCTGGTTTTATGGTTGATTTAATGGCCAAAGACTTAGGGTTGGCGATGCAGGCGGCACAGCAAACAAACTCGGCTACGCCGATGGGGGCACTGGCAAAAAATCTCTACAACCTGATGCAGAATCAGGGCAGTGGCAGTGAAGATTTTAGTGCTATTTTTAAACTCTATTCACACAAGCAGTAA
- a CDS encoding InlB B-repeat-containing protein — protein sequence MQFNVYQAVAAFAIPLVLAGCSGGSDDEKPSTGSETASTASATSTVSTASKEETTQQYTISTRISGEGSIEPSSLVIAENQTGTFTLTPGDGFEIDQVSGCEGSLDNSTYTLTPVKQDCAVEASFKPIVYTVSVEVTGEGTVSPEQAEVAHGQQATFTVTPAQRYQLESISGCEGTLEGDQYVTQALTAACTMTVNFTAEMTIADNDTLDEGLKACLIEQGYTYPDEVSELVCNEKGIKSLNGLELFTALTSLDVEHNEIETLNAPALGALTSLSVKNNQLKQLDVSALTNLEALKVSYNQLTSLDLSGNAKLHTLFASSNSLTEIDLAPVTELTELSLGKNPFEQAVAISHLKGLTYLSISTAETVSELDLSQHQALKEVWVDGKALTTLNVSGLAQLESLQVNNTSLNTIDVSTNLNLTDLYLWDNPISEIDVAALAKLEGFTVKNAKLSTIDVSNNPRLTFLQLGGNQLKTLDVSALPELEILHAMDNQFSSFDISKNTLLEALTLADNNLNTIDVSANSQLKELYIWANNLTQIDLSKNSEMKELDISSNPLVSLDVTKLTELDILYVKRTALPELNLLNNSKLSKLDIRGTNLEKVSLSHLHQLESLWISHYLLNEQSVPANNSITKLWLSDNISHPVDFKLFPNLLSLGINGAYVESIDFSVLTKLTGLSIFGGTLKEVELSHNTELETLTIEGTQLTSLNLTAHPKLWQIYGRENQIAEVDLSGTPSLRQIHMWDNQIKAMDISKLQSLNYLDLQHNPLSELNSGHHPQLTDVLLRGAELTQLAPLDAERLSLLALSGSPLIGIDVTGYESLKVLDLNETAITSLDVSQNRKLTSLSAGYTDLTELDVTSNPAITWLSIDDDVICTGMVCQYRQVPLGSVVGTRSQQPVHATKADEQMHQGLELPPRYGKTQLQKESQREFEQPNMPAPRSRLH from the coding sequence TTGCAATTTAATGTTTATCAGGCTGTAGCAGCGTTTGCTATTCCGTTGGTTTTGGCGGGGTGCTCAGGTGGATCGGACGATGAAAAACCGAGCACGGGTTCCGAAACTGCAAGTACAGCTAGTGCTACTAGTACCGTAAGTACTGCTAGTAAGGAAGAAACCACGCAGCAATACACTATATCAACGCGTATTTCCGGCGAAGGAAGCATAGAACCAAGCTCGCTTGTCATTGCAGAAAATCAAACAGGCACGTTTACATTAACCCCAGGAGACGGATTTGAGATTGATCAGGTTTCGGGTTGTGAAGGCTCGCTCGATAATAGCACCTACACACTGACACCGGTGAAGCAAGATTGTGCCGTGGAAGCCAGCTTTAAACCCATTGTGTACACGGTGAGTGTTGAAGTGACGGGCGAGGGAACCGTCAGCCCTGAACAAGCCGAGGTTGCACATGGTCAGCAGGCAACTTTTACTGTGACGCCAGCTCAGCGCTATCAGCTTGAGAGTATCTCTGGTTGTGAAGGCACCTTAGAAGGGGATCAGTACGTAACTCAGGCTTTAACTGCCGCCTGTACAATGACTGTGAATTTCACGGCTGAAATGACGATAGCCGACAACGATACGCTGGATGAGGGGCTTAAAGCATGCCTGATCGAGCAGGGGTATACTTATCCGGACGAAGTCAGCGAGTTAGTCTGTAATGAAAAAGGCATAAAGTCTCTCAATGGCCTGGAACTATTTACTGCTTTAACCTCGCTGGATGTCGAACACAATGAGATAGAAACCTTAAATGCCCCGGCACTGGGCGCGTTGACATCTTTGTCTGTTAAGAATAACCAGCTGAAACAGCTGGATGTGTCTGCCCTGACTAATCTTGAAGCGCTCAAGGTATCTTATAACCAGTTAACTAGCCTTGACCTGTCTGGTAACGCGAAACTCCACACATTGTTCGCCAGTAGTAACTCGCTAACGGAGATAGATCTTGCCCCTGTAACAGAGCTCACGGAGCTATCACTGGGTAAAAACCCCTTTGAGCAGGCAGTCGCGATTTCCCATTTAAAGGGTTTAACTTATCTTTCCATCAGTACTGCTGAGACAGTATCTGAACTGGATCTCAGTCAGCACCAGGCGCTCAAAGAAGTATGGGTTGATGGTAAAGCGCTGACGACCCTAAATGTCTCAGGACTGGCTCAGCTTGAATCATTACAAGTGAATAACACCAGTCTGAATACGATTGATGTGAGCACTAACCTAAATCTGACAGATCTTTACCTGTGGGACAATCCAATTTCAGAGATTGATGTTGCTGCGCTGGCTAAGCTGGAAGGGTTCACAGTAAAAAATGCAAAGCTGTCTACTATTGATGTATCAAACAATCCCAGGCTGACGTTTCTCCAGTTAGGTGGCAATCAGCTCAAAACGCTGGATGTGAGCGCACTCCCAGAGTTGGAAATATTGCATGCTATGGATAATCAGTTCTCCTCGTTTGATATCTCTAAAAATACCCTGCTAGAGGCGTTAACATTGGCAGACAATAATCTCAATACGATTGACGTGTCGGCGAATAGTCAGCTAAAAGAGCTATATATTTGGGCCAACAATTTGACTCAAATTGATCTATCTAAAAACTCAGAGATGAAAGAGCTGGATATTAGCTCAAATCCTCTGGTGAGTCTCGATGTAACTAAGTTAACTGAGCTGGATATTCTGTATGTTAAACGTACCGCTCTTCCTGAGCTCAACTTGTTGAATAATAGCAAGCTGTCTAAGCTGGATATTAGAGGCACTAATCTTGAAAAGGTGAGCCTAAGCCATCTTCATCAGCTCGAGTCACTATGGATATCCCACTACTTGCTAAATGAACAGAGCGTACCAGCAAACAACTCAATAACTAAATTATGGTTGTCTGACAATATTTCGCACCCTGTTGATTTTAAATTGTTTCCTAATCTTCTTTCGCTGGGTATAAATGGTGCTTATGTGGAGTCAATCGATTTTTCTGTACTGACAAAACTAACTGGCCTAAGCATTTTTGGCGGAACTCTGAAAGAGGTTGAGCTATCTCACAATACCGAACTTGAAACTTTGACCATAGAAGGGACCCAATTGACTTCCCTAAACCTAACGGCACATCCAAAACTTTGGCAAATTTATGGCAGAGAAAACCAGATAGCAGAGGTCGATTTGTCTGGTACGCCATCATTGCGACAGATACATATGTGGGATAACCAGATAAAGGCTATGGATATCAGTAAGTTGCAATCGCTTAACTATTTGGATTTGCAGCACAACCCATTGTCAGAGTTAAACTCTGGGCATCATCCACAACTGACTGACGTACTACTAAGGGGAGCTGAGTTGACCCAATTGGCGCCGTTGGATGCTGAACGACTTTCTCTGTTGGCCCTAAGCGGCAGTCCGTTAATAGGTATCGATGTAACAGGTTATGAGTCACTGAAAGTACTTGACCTCAACGAAACCGCAATTACTTCGCTTGATGTGTCGCAAAACCGCAAGCTTACTTCACTTTCTGCGGGGTATACTGACCTCACTGAGTTAGATGTCACAAGCAATCCTGCTATTACCTGGCTGTCGATAGATGATGACGTTATCTGTACCGGTATGGTGTGTCAGTATCGACAGGTGCCACTTGGTTCTGTGGTTGGAACGAGAAGCCAGCAGCCAGTTCATGCGACAAAGGCTGACGAGCAAATGCATCAGGGCTTGGAACTACCGCCGCGTTACGGAAAAACGCAGTTGCAAAAAGAGTCGCAGCGGGAGTTTGAGCAGCCTAATATGCCAGCCCCCCGCAGTCGTTTGCACTAG
- a CDS encoding MarC family protein, whose product MIDFVATFIFFFAVIDPIGTIPVFIAVTRGYDAAAKRKIAVIASLVAAALLVFFAVAGEILLTAMGIPLAAFQIAGGIVLFLFALSMIFGESKPEEEVRLIKDHRETAIFPLAVPSIASPGAMLACVLLTENARFNIFEQMQTVAMMLAVILLTLLLMLVASSVHKVIGNAGASVISRVMGLILASVAVTNALAGFVSYFDK is encoded by the coding sequence GTGATTGATTTTGTAGCCACTTTTATCTTCTTTTTTGCGGTTATCGACCCGATAGGTACAATCCCCGTATTTATTGCCGTTACGCGTGGTTATGATGCCGCAGCGAAACGCAAAATTGCCGTGATTGCGAGTCTGGTCGCTGCAGCTTTGCTGGTGTTTTTTGCTGTTGCTGGAGAGATTTTACTGACTGCGATGGGGATCCCGCTGGCAGCGTTCCAGATTGCCGGTGGCATTGTGTTGTTCTTATTTGCACTGTCTATGATCTTTGGTGAAAGTAAACCGGAAGAAGAGGTCCGGTTAATCAAAGACCACCGTGAAACCGCGATATTCCCGCTGGCGGTCCCGTCTATCGCAAGTCCAGGGGCTATGCTCGCGTGTGTGCTGTTAACCGAAAATGCGCGGTTTAATATCTTCGAGCAAATGCAGACTGTGGCTATGATGCTGGCGGTAATTTTACTGACTTTATTGTTGATGCTGGTAGCAAGCAGCGTGCATAAGGTCATCGGTAATGCCGGGGCCAGTGTTATCAGCCGGGTAATGGGCTTGATCCTGGCCTCAGTTGCCGTGACCAATGCTTTAGCGGGTTTTGTCAGTTACTTCGATAAATAA
- a CDS encoding DUF2062 domain-containing protein produces MPKKTIQRFLPDHNKIKQQKSLKIFGSLLHDANLWHLNRRSARGAFSVGLFFAFIPVPFQMVLAAALAIPFRVNLPLSIALVWITNPLTMPPIFYASYQVGAFALGQEEQPFHFEASWNWLVESLSTIGPAFIVGSLICACMAALLGFFVIDFLWRRSVNKAWAARNQQSS; encoded by the coding sequence ATGCCAAAGAAGACGATCCAAAGGTTTCTACCCGATCACAATAAGATCAAACAGCAAAAGTCGCTGAAAATATTCGGTAGTTTGTTACATGATGCAAATCTTTGGCATTTAAACCGCCGCTCGGCGCGTGGGGCCTTTTCCGTAGGCCTGTTCTTTGCGTTCATCCCTGTTCCTTTTCAAATGGTTCTTGCAGCCGCCCTGGCCATTCCTTTTCGCGTTAACCTCCCTTTGTCAATCGCACTGGTGTGGATCACTAACCCGCTGACTATGCCCCCTATTTTTTACGCCTCCTATCAGGTGGGCGCATTCGCACTCGGGCAGGAAGAGCAACCATTTCATTTTGAGGCCAGCTGGAACTGGCTGGTCGAGAGCCTGTCAACCATAGGACCAGCCTTCATTGTTGGCTCACTGATCTGCGCCTGTATGGCGGCTCTTTTGGGCTTTTTCGTTATTGATTTTCTGTGGCGTCGCTCTGTCAATAAAGCCTGGGCCGCCCGTAATCAGCAATCCAGCTAA
- a CDS encoding enoyl-CoA hydratase/isomerase family protein, producing MVELQLLNQADAPVVFELAHCNNGMKVAVATLNAPKALNALNLEMIRLLDPQLKAWAEDEQIAMVLLKGAGEKAFCAGGDVVSLYNAMAAEDGNNHLEVFFAEEYRLDYHIHNYDKPILLWGNGIIMGGGLGLMAGASHRVVTESSRIAMPEITIGLYPDVGGSYFLNKMLEGVGLFLGLTGASINATDAKFVGLADHYMDGERLDMLLHNLSEVNWGKTNVLNHEKLTQLLISLDEASHIPPRSEIKPLADSFAQLAEFDTLEAQIEHILALDSTENKWLSKAQKALKHGSPLSAVLIQAQLKRAEGLSLKECFLRELAMSVRCGEVGEFREGVRALLIDKDGQPQWQFKTIADVDSKVIDSFFAPRWEESEHPLADL from the coding sequence ATGGTTGAATTACAGTTACTGAACCAGGCAGATGCCCCAGTGGTATTTGAGTTGGCGCACTGTAATAACGGCATGAAGGTGGCGGTGGCCACCCTCAATGCGCCAAAAGCACTTAATGCACTGAACCTGGAAATGATCCGCTTATTGGATCCACAGTTGAAAGCCTGGGCTGAAGACGAGCAGATAGCTATGGTGCTGCTCAAAGGCGCAGGTGAAAAAGCCTTTTGTGCCGGTGGTGATGTGGTTAGCCTGTACAACGCGATGGCTGCCGAAGATGGTAATAATCATCTCGAAGTCTTCTTTGCTGAGGAATATCGCCTTGATTATCACATTCACAATTATGATAAACCTATCCTGCTTTGGGGCAATGGCATCATCATGGGTGGCGGTCTCGGTCTGATGGCCGGAGCCAGTCACCGAGTGGTGACCGAATCATCACGCATCGCGATGCCTGAAATCACCATTGGCTTGTATCCGGATGTTGGTGGCAGCTACTTCCTGAACAAGATGCTTGAGGGCGTTGGCTTGTTCCTGGGCCTGACAGGTGCTTCTATTAATGCCACTGATGCCAAGTTTGTCGGCCTGGCCGATCACTATATGGATGGCGAGCGCCTGGATATGCTTTTGCATAATCTTAGCGAAGTAAACTGGGGCAAAACCAATGTGCTTAACCACGAGAAGCTGACCCAGTTACTTATTTCCCTTGATGAAGCATCGCACATTCCACCGCGCAGCGAAATTAAGCCACTGGCTGACTCGTTCGCTCAACTTGCTGAATTTGACACCCTGGAAGCCCAGATTGAGCACATCCTGGCGCTGGACAGCACAGAGAATAAATGGCTGAGCAAGGCACAGAAAGCCCTCAAGCATGGCTCTCCTTTGAGCGCAGTGTTAATTCAGGCGCAACTAAAGCGTGCAGAAGGCCTGTCACTGAAGGAGTGCTTCTTACGTGAACTGGCGATGTCGGTTCGCTGTGGTGAAGTGGGTGAGTTCCGTGAAGGTGTACGTGCACTGCTGATTGACAAAGACGGACAGCCTCAGTGGCAATTTAAGACCATTGCTGACGTAGATAGCAAAGTGATTGACAGCTTTTTTGCGCCACGCTGGGAAGAGAGTGAACATCCACTGGCTGATCTATAA